A window of Punica granatum isolate Tunisia-2019 chromosome 8, ASM765513v2, whole genome shotgun sequence genomic DNA:
GTGTCGctgaattaaagataagtagagttaaaagtgGAATTGAGTTTAAAAATTTTGCCAAACAAAGGCTAAGGCTTAGTTTTACATGATTTAGGCAATCTTCTGTCACGGTCGTAAATATCTGTTGCCCATCCAACAATTCATGTGCAATTGATGGTATAAAAATAGGACATAAATTCGAATTCTGGGGGGGTCCACTTTCTGGCTCTGCTGCCTTGGGATAATAGTTTTCCAAATGTCACTAGTCCAAGCAGGTGCAGTGTGCCTTAgacatttttaatatttttgttttattttatttttctttttcctttgggTGATTGATCGGTTCATATGCTGGGACCATATAATTAGGGTCAAAATTAGAACTGTGACTTGTCAGTTTAGCTTCACATCAGCAGTAATACGATAATCAGTACGTTTTTAAGGCGATAAGATGAGAAAACTAGTTCTCAGGGAAAAGAAAGATGTGTAAACAAGCAGTTATGCACTGAAGCTGAGTTACATATTTGGTGCGTTTGATCTGTTgcaaaaatattttgacaGTGTACTTGTTGAAGTTCATGCACTCACGCTCACATTCACGACAATTTTGGAGTTCCGTGCATGAACTTTAACTAGTCTCTTGATTTAAATTCGAAGGACGGAATTGGTTTTAAGATGGTAAACAGTGGAAGAGGAAGTTATTATAGTTAGTCTTTAAATACTGTATTTAGAGCATTCACAATAAACGAAGATATTGTACTGTTTTAAATACGTAATGAAAACATTCTCACTAAATAAAACAACAGTTCTTACAAGAACTTAAAAAGTGAAACCCAACCCTAATTTAACCAACATTGCTCTCTATACCAGACACTGTAATAGTATTCTATCCCAAATGCTGCCATGCCCGCCCCAATAGCTAACCATATAATCATTGGTGATTTTAGGTTGCAAATTCGCAGTGTAGGAAATCGTTACTACCATAAGCAGAAAATCTCAAGATTAGGGCATTTGACCCTTTCTCTTTATTCTATGACTGAGGTCAAACTAGAAAGCTTCTTGAAAAGAGACTTCACAAATTGACCTGTCCTAGGGCAGCGCATGATAACGCGAACATATTATGTAGTTCTGGTCGTACAAGAAGGACTCcctttcaattttgaaaaaagcTGTTCCTTTCATAACATTTGACATATGATGTCTGTCTGGGTCCATGTCAGTGTCCCATACCCTTCTCCAGTCCTCTCAGTCCCTGTTGTATTTTTCCCAAACCGCCCCGGCCGGGCTCtgtccttttttcttttttcttttttttcattttttccttctttttgaaattcgaaatCCTCCGTTGTGTCCTGATCGTAGTTCAGATTCAGAATCTTATGCATGCCCCCTCTGCTTCCCTGTTCTCTACTTGATTTTGTTTCTATTCTCTGATAAATGACTCCTCCTACTGGGGCCCCTAACCTATCCTTAAACGCCGTTATAATTTGGACTCTCTTCACCACCCCCACCCCACCCCCCCAGAACCCTAGCCAAAGCCTAAAGCAATCTATCGATTGCGCCATCGGATCCTAGATTTTGGTTTTTCCCGTGGACTAATTCGCGGCCagagttttttctttttttgggcaaATCTGAATGAATACATGATACCTTCAGCAATGAGAGAATGTATACGTAATAGATATGGTGAGGCAGATAATCGGAACCATTAAGTAGATAATTGGAACCATTAAATGGTGTAGTTCATGTAATTTTGCTTAACAATTAACCGGCTCCAGCCGTGGCTACACCCTTTTGTTTTATAAGAAATCATTTTAGGACGAAGTCCTTGTTAGCAAATGTTTAAGGTTGTGTAAAGCAAGTTGCAACTCATAGAAGCTGAAGTTCCATTCCCACCACTCATTCCTATGCGTTTTACTCCCTTTATTAACACTAATTctcaattgaaataaatatataacaaatCAAAGTGCCTCAAATATTCCTCAAAtataactataaaaaaaagagcctCAAATATTCCTTTTTCTCTGTCCCTCTTTTCCCCAGGCAGATATATCTTGGGCACACGTCAGATAAAAGAGTTTTTATGGTTGCTTAGAATGATCATTTAATTCGTTGGATCAACTTAATAAGTGGGCTCATGCATTTAAAATTGACCTAATAATTGGGTTGGTAGCAAGTCATTGTCATTTAAGCGAGTGTAAAATTTTCTACCGCACAATTTCCTTCCTTTGGGTAATAGTACAGGTCCTAGAATTATCATGGCATTGCAATTAACACGTCTACTTTATCATTGGCGATGGTTGGCTCAGGGCTGAATCTTCAAAACCTGTCCTTTTTGTACGGCGacctttttgtcttttttcttcGTGATGCACAGTTATAAGCCATGGGCCAGTGTATGCCCATCAACTATTACATTATGTTGACTAGAGGACAGACAAGGCATTGGCAAAAGAACTATTTAATCTTTTGATTGAACGTTACAATATAGAAATTCCTTTAATTTATGGGCACTTTTGCTTGAACGAGAACTTTTCCCGTACTTAGTTATTCCTTTCACTGGTAAATTAATTCCACCTTTTGCCCAATTTTAAGGTTTTAGAAGTTTCTGATGACCCTTTAATTTAGGACAGTTTCCTGTCATTTGCTACTTACTGATCGAAATACGTGTAAGTTTACATCTACAAATGTAAATTTGATTGTGCATAAGCatgaatttttcatttcatgAAGTGAGTTCGGGTCTTGGGTTTTCTCAAATTCTCTCATGCATGAACACTTTAGCCATAGACGTATAGTTTACGATCATCTTCTGATGTCTGCTGCGTGAGTTGCAGATCTTAATGAAAAGATGGGATGGATGGCTGTAAACAACCCTGAACAGGATGACACGGGAGAGACCTTCGCCCAACGAGCCGAGTCTTACTACCAAAAGCGACCGCAGCTCCTAGCTTTCCTTCAGGACCTTTACAGGGCGTACATCTCTCTTTCGGATCGCTACGTTCAACTGCTGTCAAAGAATAACCGAGCCCAACATAGCCGCCAGTCTTCCCAGGTTTCCACTATAACCACCGACAACGACTCTTGTTCGTCGGAGAATGATCACAGGGAAGATCACTCTGATGCCGAGAGCTCACTCTCGTTCCAACAGCCTCTCCAACCTTATCGTAGTTCATGCGAGCTTTTCAACTTTGATGTTCTGGTTGCGGAGATTGTGATAAAAAATGTGGAGTGCGACATTCTACTTCATGAGGTAGAGATCAGCAGCCGTAAGAGCAATGATGCATCAAGGAAGATTGAGCTGCAAAGGAGCCTGCTTGAGGTGTTGGAATCAGAAAGGCTGATACTGTTGAACGAGAATGCAAGGTTGGGGTACAGAATGAATGCCCTGATTGAGGAGAACCGGGAACTGGGGGCAGAGTCCATGTTCGTGAAGACGAAGGCGGGCGAGTTGGCCCGAAGCTTACTCAAGTTGAAGGAGGATCAGAGAGTCTGCGCGCTGAGCCGTAAGATCGAGGATCTCCAGGGGCAGATTCATGGGCTGGAGAAGAGGAACAAGGAGTATTACGAGCAGCTCGTGAGGAGGGAGCTCGAGGCCGAAGTCGGGAAGGGAAAGAAGGGGAAGAGGGACGGGAAGAGCGGGAGCAGCAGAGAGGTGGATCTGGACGTTTGCTTCCAGATGGAGAGGTTCAAGTTGAAGCCAAGCCTTCGGGTTGAAGAGGGGAAGGTGTTTGGGTGGTGGGAGAAGATCAAGAGGATGGACATCTTCATGTGCGGGACTATGCCTACCGGTCACGGCTGTTGATGATCTCTCAAGATCCAACTGATCGGAacattattaaaagaaaaagtaaaatagtTCTCTCCCTCTCAGAATCTCTCTTCATATTATGATCGTGGCAGTATTTCTTCGGCTGTGGAGATGGCCTGTAAACTTGAAATGCTATTAATATAATTGTATATCAATCGCTAGGCTTTTCTTTTAGATGGCCTGTAAACTTGAATTGCTATATTATCATGTGATATGACGATGCACCACGAGAATATCAACTGCACCGAACACGTCTATCTTTAACCTGTTTGGTCAGTAAAATTATGAGTTGGGACCGTTCGGGTTTAAAATGCTGAGAAGCAAAATGCAAAACTAAAATCCGAGTATTCTTGACAAAATAAGGTGCAAGATAACTTCACTAATTGTGAAGAAcagaaagggaaaaataaaattaaaactgaGAAAGAAGTAAAACAAGTGTTAGGGCCCAACAAACGCTTTAAGAAGAAGAAACGGGACAAAACTGCACTCTAGGCGGCCGCCTTAGCCTCCTCTGCAGCGGCTTCGAAGGTCTCTCCGGCAACAAGCTCGGGCACTTCATCGTCGTCCTCCTCCTTGGCATCGGCCCCACCAGGACCCTGCTTCTTTAACTGCTCTGCgagcttcttcaagttctccAAGTTATCTGTCCCTGAAAGTCAAAAACACAGGATTAGAACAGGTTCATTCCCCTTTAATGAACATGAGCAGTCCATCAGAATGTGTTACTACAATCTCACCTAATTGGTTGAAGATACCTGGGAGGATGTCCGTCAATTCTGCACCACGCAAGAAACTCCATATTAGAATGCAAGGAACACGACAGTCTCTAGCCGGCATGTGATATATAAATTGCATGCCACAGCTAAgcaaaataacaaaaacaTGAAGACGCCCCGAGTCACTCCATAGGCTATCCAGCATATGTTGAATGAGAAATCTTGAGAGTACAAATCAAATGTTCTCCGAGTTTGTACTCTTGTTTTCACTGACCaaagattttcaaatttcaacccaataaatatatatatcagaggTAGTCATTGTAAGttcaatcaatcaaaatatGAACAAATGAAAATACTTCAGTTCATCCAAAGTAGAATTTCCTGGCGTGGACAAAATTTTACAGGACCTAAGTGACATATTCAAAGATCCAATGTGCGAATGCCTAAAACTTTCTCCTATTAAGAAAATCAAGTTACCATGCAGCAACAAGTATAATCCACAAATAAAAGATATGGTGATAAAGAATACTAAGCTACTAGCTAACAATAAATAATTCAGAAGTAGAAGATAAAGAAGATAAACATACTCTTTGTTGTTGGAGTCCCACTAACAACCCATGTATTTGCTGCAATAGAGGCCtgaactgaaaaataaaaagagaaaaaaccATTAATCACCAGATTACCACCATTCCAGATACGAAGCAAGAGAGTATGCCTTTGGTGAATTAGTTATACCTTTAGGGTTCATAAACTGGATGACTACTTCATCCTTAAATATGTTAACCTCCTCAATTGCTGGAATAGTATTTACGCCAATTCTCTTCAGAGTACTCTGAAGCCTTTTGTCATCTGTGGTCGTTGCCTTGTGAACAGCCTTCTTCTTTCTGCAATTCCCCATAAAGGAAATTACCAACATGGTCATTATTTTAACGAGCACAATTCCATaataaatacttattttgtcattttacttgCATGGAACTACATTCAGAAGCTTAGCATCAGTCCATATATGATTCATGAAAAACTTATGGAGTAAGAATCTATTGATCTAAgtcaatataaattttaaaaaatatatacatatatatatatatttatggcaTTCAAGAATCCCAACAGGAACAGAcgtcaaagaaaaataactaaTTTAGAGAAAGGATGGCAAACAGATATATTGATTCAAAGAGACAACAGCAAGCACACTGCCAAGGGCACAGCAAAATATATGCTGGGAAAAAAGGACCAGAGGTCCAGAAGCTGCTATTGTTGACCCAAGATTCAGTCTTCTAGTGAAATTCTACTTATCTTAGAAGGCAGAGCACAAGTTGCAGACCACTTTAGAGCTAAGCTCGTCAAATATTAAAGTTGTAAGATTTTGAACAACGGAACCCACTAACAACAGGTCCATACAACTCAAAGTATGGAAATAAGGAAATTCAGTTACCAAATGCTATCTTGTCAAAGGGAATTAAAGGAAAACCAGAGTTCTACAACTAGCACTAAATAATTTAAAGTTGGCACCAATTTGTTGGGAAAAACTTGTTATTATACACTAAACATTTTACCATCTCAAAATGGTTTATATACAAATTTCCGCACCTTCTCATGGTACCCTTCCCGCCAGTGCGGACGGAACCCGCCATCTTCATAAGCTTCTCCCTATTCATCTGAAATGCAATGAATAACAGAATGAGAAAACAAACTCATCTGGAGTCTGAAGCTTAAAAACTCAAGGAGGCTGAACACAATTGCATTTATACTTAAAGACTTGTCAATTGATAATAGGTGACAAAGCACTACATCCAGTCCTACATATACAAAGGAATCAAGTCCTACATATGAACATTCAACCAAAACCGATCACACAATCTAAGGAACTACAAAGCCTTCCCAACTAGTTTCCCACCCAATAACAATACCAAATAAGTTGAGAGAGACTACACATTCAACAATTTATAATTCCACTTTAAAACGAAAAATCTGAATTTAACCTCAACGAATCCTTTTCCTGCCACTCCGCGTCAAAAACACTAACAATCATACTTGCATGATGCCGATTAAGCTTCATAATGACTACTAATAAATTGCTGAGGAACCAGAAGGCACACTGATCGATAAAACACTTAGGAATAGCACTTAAGTTCATAGGAGTATAAGAAACGGACCAGAAGGAACAACAACAAAGAAACCTTCGTACACAAAAATTCCGCAAACAAAATCACACAATCAGCAGTACAATCAGCTGCGAAAACCAAAATGCTAATCGGCAAGACACGACTGCAACGAATATGAGCAACCAACACCGACCGAACTAATACTGATCGATACAACACCAGAGACGGCGTCTAACACCATAGGAGCATATGAAATGTACGGTAAGAAACAATGAAA
This region includes:
- the LOC116188366 gene encoding kinase-interacting family protein-like, which gives rise to MSLALLHRQCFREMNGAGPSPLPETTSEMSNGSEEEGLARQKLSNQASHPPALPTKGCSLSAAAAPPWLLSSLADLNEKMGWMAVNNPEQDDTGETFAQRAESYYQKRPQLLAFLQDLYRAYISLSDRYVQLLSKNNRAQHSRQSSQVSTITTDNDSCSSENDHREDHSDAESSLSFQQPLQPYRSSCELFNFDVLVAEIVIKNVECDILLHEVEISSRKSNDASRKIELQRSLLEVLESERLILLNENARLGYRMNALIEENRELGAESMFVKTKAGELARSLLKLKEDQRVCALSRKIEDLQGQIHGLEKRNKEYYEQLVRRELEAEVGKGKKGKRDGKSGSSREVDLDVCFQMERFKLKPSLRVEEGKVFGWWEKIKRMDIFMCGTMPTGHGC
- the LOC116188367 gene encoding nascent polypeptide-associated complex subunit beta-like; protein product: MNREKLMKMAGSVRTGGKGTMRRKKKAVHKATTTDDKRLQSTLKRIGVNTIPAIEEVNIFKDEVVIQFMNPKVQASIAANTWVVSGTPTTKKLTDILPGIFNQLGTDNLENLKKLAEQLKKQGPGGADAKEEDDDEVPELVAGETFEAAAEEAKAAA